A region from the Lemur catta isolate mLemCat1 chromosome 7, mLemCat1.pri, whole genome shotgun sequence genome encodes:
- the TRIM3 gene encoding tripartite motif-containing protein 3 isoform X2 encodes MGPMTPRTPTPSVQWLAALSPAPTMKTMEFYCEACETAMCGECRAGEHREHGTVLLRDVVEQHKAALQRQLEAVRGRLPQLSAAIALVGGISQQLQERKAEALAQISAAFEDLEQALQQRKQALVSDLETICGAKQKVLQTQLDTLRQGQEHIGSSCSFAEQALRLGSAPEVLLVRKHMRERLAALAAQAFPERPHENAQLELVLEVDGLRRSVLNLGALLTTSATAHETVATGEGLRQALVGQPASLTVTTKDKDGRLVRTGSAELRAEITGPDGTRLPVPVVDHKNGTYELVYTARTEGELLLSVLLYGQPVRGSPFRVRALRPGDLPPSPDDVKRRVKSPGGPGSHVRQKAVRRPSSMYSTGGKRKDNPIEDELVFRVGSRGREKGEFTNLQGVSAASSGRIVVADSNNQCIQVFSNEGQFKFRFGVRGRSPGQLQRPTGVAVDTNGDIIVADYDNRWVSIFSPEGKFKTKIGAGRLMGPKGVAVDRNGHIIVVDNKSCCVFTFQPNGKLVGRFGGRGATDRHFAGPHFVAVNNKNEIVVTDFHNHSVKVYSADGEFLFKFGSHGEGNGQFNAPTGVAVDSNGNIIVADWGNSRIQVFDSSGSFLSYINTSAEPLYGPQGLALTSDGHVVVADAGNHCFKAYRYLQ; translated from the exons ATGGGGCCCATGACCCCGAGGACCCCCACCCCCTCAGTGCAGTGGCTGGCcgccctctctcctgccccaacCATGAAG ACGATGGAGTTTTACTGTGAGGCCTGTGAGACAGCCATGTGTGGCGAGTGCCGCGCAGGGGAGCACCGGGAGCACGGCACGGTGCTGCTGCGGGATGTGGTGGAGCAGCACAAGGCAGCCCTGCAGCGCCAGCTCGAGGCCGTGCGCGGCCG ATTGCCACAGCTGTCGGCAGCGATCGCCTTAGTGGGGGGCATCAGCCAGCAGCTGCAAGAGCGCAAGGCAGAGGCCCTGGCCCAGATCAGCGCGGCCTTCGAGGACCTGGAGCAAGCACTGCAGCAGCGCAAGCAGGCCCTGGTCAGCGACCTGGAGACCATTTGTGGGGCCAAGCAGAAG GTGTTGCAGACCCAGTTGGACACACTGCGCCAGGGTCAGGAACACATCGGCAGTAGCTGCAGCTTCGCAGAACAGGCACTGCGCCTGGGCTCGGCCCCGGAAGTGTTGCTCGTGCGTAAGCACATGAGGGAGCGGCTGGCGGCGCTGGCAGCGCAGGCCTTTCCGGAGCGGCCACACGAGAATGCACAGCTGGAACTGGTCCTTGAGGTTGACGGGCTGCGGCGATCGGTGCTCAACCTGGGCGCGCTGCTAACCACAAGCGCCACAGCTCATGAGACGGTGGCCACGGGCGAGGGCCTGCGCCAGGCGCTAGTGGGCCAGCCCGCCTCGCTCACCGTCACTACCAAAGACAAGGATGGGCGGCTGGTGCGCACCGGCAGCGCCGAGTTGCGCGCCGAGATCACGGGCCCCGATGGCACGCGCCTTCCGGTGCCGGTGGTGGACCACAAGAATGGCACATACGAGCTGGTGTACACGGCGCGCACTGAAGGCGAGCTGCTGCTCTCAGTGCTGCTGTACGGACAGCCGGTGCGCGGCAGCCCCTTCCGCGTGCGCGCGCTGCGTCCTGGGGACCTGCCGCCTTCCCCGGACGATGTGAAGCGCCGCGTCAAGTCCCCCGGAGGCCCCGGCAGCCACGTGCGCCAGAAGGCGGTGCGTAGGCCCAGCTCCATGTACAGCACAGGCGGCAAGCGGAAGGACAACCCCATCGAGGATGAGCTCGTCTTCCGTGTTG GCAGCCGTGGAAGGGAGAAGGGTGAATTCACCAATTTACAAGGTGTGTCCGCAGCTAGCAGCGGCCGCATAGTGGTAGCAGACAGCAACAACCAATGTATCCAG GTTTTCTCCAATGAGGGCCAGTTCAAGTTCCGTTTTGGGGTCCGAGGGCGCTCACCTGGGCAGCTACAGCGCCCCACAGGCGTGGCAGTGGACACCAATGGAGACATTATCGTGGCAGACTATGACAACCGTTGGGTCAGCATCTTCTCCCCTGAGGGCAAGTTCAAG ACCAAGATCGGAGCTGGCCGCCTCATGGGCCCCAAGGGAGTAGCCGTCGACCGGAATGGACATATCATTGTGGTCGATAACAAATCTTGCTGCGTCTTCACCTTCCAGCCCAATGGCAAACTGGTTGGCCGTTTTGGGGGCCGTGGGGCCACTGACCGCCACTTTGCAG GGCCCCATTTTGTGGCTGTGAACAACAAGAATGAGATTGTAGTGACGGATTTCCACAACCATTCAGTGAAG GTGTACAGTGCCGACGGAGAGTTCCTCTTCAAGTTTGGCTCCCACGGTGAGGGCAATGGGCAGTTCAACGCCCCCACAGGAGTAGCTGTGGACTCTAATGGGAACATCATCGTGGCCGACTGGGGCAACAGTCGCATCCAG GTATTCGACAGTTCTGGCTCCTTCCTATCCTATATCAACACGTCTGCAGAGCCACTGTATGGCCCACAGGGCCTCGCACTGACCTCGGATGGCCACGTGGTGGTGGCTGATGCTGGCAACCACTGCTTTAAAGCCTATCGCTACCTCCAGTAG
- the TRIM3 gene encoding tripartite motif-containing protein 3 isoform X1, which yields MAKREDSPGPEVQPMDKQFLVCSICLDRYQCPKVLPCLHTFCERCLQNYIPAQSLTLSCPVCRQTSILPEQGVSALQNNFFISSLMEAMQQAPDGAHDPEDPHPLSAVAGRPLSCPNHEGKTMEFYCEACETAMCGECRAGEHREHGTVLLRDVVEQHKAALQRQLEAVRGRLPQLSAAIALVGGISQQLQERKAEALAQISAAFEDLEQALQQRKQALVSDLETICGAKQKVLQTQLDTLRQGQEHIGSSCSFAEQALRLGSAPEVLLVRKHMRERLAALAAQAFPERPHENAQLELVLEVDGLRRSVLNLGALLTTSATAHETVATGEGLRQALVGQPASLTVTTKDKDGRLVRTGSAELRAEITGPDGTRLPVPVVDHKNGTYELVYTARTEGELLLSVLLYGQPVRGSPFRVRALRPGDLPPSPDDVKRRVKSPGGPGSHVRQKAVRRPSSMYSTGGKRKDNPIEDELVFRVGSRGREKGEFTNLQGVSAASSGRIVVADSNNQCIQVFSNEGQFKFRFGVRGRSPGQLQRPTGVAVDTNGDIIVADYDNRWVSIFSPEGKFKTKIGAGRLMGPKGVAVDRNGHIIVVDNKSCCVFTFQPNGKLVGRFGGRGATDRHFAGPHFVAVNNKNEIVVTDFHNHSVKVYSADGEFLFKFGSHGEGNGQFNAPTGVAVDSNGNIIVADWGNSRIQVFDSSGSFLSYINTSAEPLYGPQGLALTSDGHVVVADAGNHCFKAYRYLQ from the exons ATGGCAAAGAGGGAGGACAGCCCTGGCCCAGAGGTCCAGCCAATGGACAAGCAGTTCCTGGTATGCAGCATCTGCCTGGATCGGTACCAGTGCCCCAAGGTTCTGCCTTGCCTGCATACCTTCTGTGAGAG ATGCCTCCAGAACTACATCCCCGCCCAGAGCCTGACGCTGTCCTGTCCGGTGTGCCGGCAGACGTCCATCCTCCCCGAGCAGGGCGTCTCGGCACTGCAGAACAACTTCTTCATCAGCAGCCTCATGGAGGCGATGCAGCAGGCACCTGATGGGGCCCATGACCCCGAGGACCCCCACCCCCTCAGTGCAGTGGCTGGCcgccctctctcctgccccaacCATGAAGGCAAG ACGATGGAGTTTTACTGTGAGGCCTGTGAGACAGCCATGTGTGGCGAGTGCCGCGCAGGGGAGCACCGGGAGCACGGCACGGTGCTGCTGCGGGATGTGGTGGAGCAGCACAAGGCAGCCCTGCAGCGCCAGCTCGAGGCCGTGCGCGGCCG ATTGCCACAGCTGTCGGCAGCGATCGCCTTAGTGGGGGGCATCAGCCAGCAGCTGCAAGAGCGCAAGGCAGAGGCCCTGGCCCAGATCAGCGCGGCCTTCGAGGACCTGGAGCAAGCACTGCAGCAGCGCAAGCAGGCCCTGGTCAGCGACCTGGAGACCATTTGTGGGGCCAAGCAGAAG GTGTTGCAGACCCAGTTGGACACACTGCGCCAGGGTCAGGAACACATCGGCAGTAGCTGCAGCTTCGCAGAACAGGCACTGCGCCTGGGCTCGGCCCCGGAAGTGTTGCTCGTGCGTAAGCACATGAGGGAGCGGCTGGCGGCGCTGGCAGCGCAGGCCTTTCCGGAGCGGCCACACGAGAATGCACAGCTGGAACTGGTCCTTGAGGTTGACGGGCTGCGGCGATCGGTGCTCAACCTGGGCGCGCTGCTAACCACAAGCGCCACAGCTCATGAGACGGTGGCCACGGGCGAGGGCCTGCGCCAGGCGCTAGTGGGCCAGCCCGCCTCGCTCACCGTCACTACCAAAGACAAGGATGGGCGGCTGGTGCGCACCGGCAGCGCCGAGTTGCGCGCCGAGATCACGGGCCCCGATGGCACGCGCCTTCCGGTGCCGGTGGTGGACCACAAGAATGGCACATACGAGCTGGTGTACACGGCGCGCACTGAAGGCGAGCTGCTGCTCTCAGTGCTGCTGTACGGACAGCCGGTGCGCGGCAGCCCCTTCCGCGTGCGCGCGCTGCGTCCTGGGGACCTGCCGCCTTCCCCGGACGATGTGAAGCGCCGCGTCAAGTCCCCCGGAGGCCCCGGCAGCCACGTGCGCCAGAAGGCGGTGCGTAGGCCCAGCTCCATGTACAGCACAGGCGGCAAGCGGAAGGACAACCCCATCGAGGATGAGCTCGTCTTCCGTGTTG GCAGCCGTGGAAGGGAGAAGGGTGAATTCACCAATTTACAAGGTGTGTCCGCAGCTAGCAGCGGCCGCATAGTGGTAGCAGACAGCAACAACCAATGTATCCAG GTTTTCTCCAATGAGGGCCAGTTCAAGTTCCGTTTTGGGGTCCGAGGGCGCTCACCTGGGCAGCTACAGCGCCCCACAGGCGTGGCAGTGGACACCAATGGAGACATTATCGTGGCAGACTATGACAACCGTTGGGTCAGCATCTTCTCCCCTGAGGGCAAGTTCAAG ACCAAGATCGGAGCTGGCCGCCTCATGGGCCCCAAGGGAGTAGCCGTCGACCGGAATGGACATATCATTGTGGTCGATAACAAATCTTGCTGCGTCTTCACCTTCCAGCCCAATGGCAAACTGGTTGGCCGTTTTGGGGGCCGTGGGGCCACTGACCGCCACTTTGCAG GGCCCCATTTTGTGGCTGTGAACAACAAGAATGAGATTGTAGTGACGGATTTCCACAACCATTCAGTGAAG GTGTACAGTGCCGACGGAGAGTTCCTCTTCAAGTTTGGCTCCCACGGTGAGGGCAATGGGCAGTTCAACGCCCCCACAGGAGTAGCTGTGGACTCTAATGGGAACATCATCGTGGCCGACTGGGGCAACAGTCGCATCCAG GTATTCGACAGTTCTGGCTCCTTCCTATCCTATATCAACACGTCTGCAGAGCCACTGTATGGCCCACAGGGCCTCGCACTGACCTCGGATGGCCACGTGGTGGTGGCTGATGCTGGCAACCACTGCTTTAAAGCCTATCGCTACCTCCAGTAG